A single window of Gemmatimonadota bacterium DNA harbors:
- a CDS encoding sigma-70 family RNA polymerase sigma factor, translated as MSDRDGVPHPSPDITRLVLAWGRSGDDAVLEDLMPLVYADLHALAQRYLQQERAGHTLQATALVSELYVRVAGADVAWEGRTHFFAVAARAMRRILVDHARTRARQKRGGGQVGVTLHEDLAAAERPETFLELDAALERLAALDERKAKAVELHYFGGLGYEDIARALDISPATVHRDLRMARAWLYREIHGADPAEPPA; from the coding sequence ATGAGCGACCGCGACGGCGTCCCCCACCCCTCGCCCGACATCACGCGCCTCGTGCTCGCGTGGGGCCGGAGCGGGGACGACGCCGTGCTCGAGGACCTGATGCCCCTCGTATACGCGGACCTGCACGCACTGGCCCAGCGCTACCTCCAGCAGGAGCGCGCCGGACACACGCTGCAGGCGACGGCCCTCGTGAGCGAGCTCTACGTGCGCGTCGCCGGAGCGGATGTGGCCTGGGAGGGACGGACGCACTTCTTCGCGGTCGCGGCCCGCGCGATGCGACGGATCCTCGTGGACCATGCCCGGACACGCGCCCGTCAGAAGCGCGGCGGCGGGCAGGTGGGCGTCACCCTGCACGAGGACCTCGCGGCAGCGGAGCGGCCCGAGACCTTCCTGGAACTGGACGCGGCGCTGGAGCGGCTGGCCGCCCTGGATGAGCGCAAGGCCAAAGCCGTCGAGCTCCACTACTTCGGCGGCCTCGGGTACGAGGACATCGCTCGGGCGCTCGACATCTCGCCGGCCACGGTGCACCGCGACCTGCGCATGGCGCGGGCGTGGCTGTACCGCGAGATCCACGGAGCGGACCCGGCGGAGCCACCCGCGTAG
- a CDS encoding zinc-dependent metalloprotease, which produces MDCRAHRPLPLLVTLFVALLPALLPGLLRAQQRTGESGAPPSIEQRTAGMQKLDGYFPLYWEESSGRLWLEIGRWDTDVLHMTGLAAGLGSNDIGLDRGQLAGSRVVRFQRVGPKVLMVQPNLDFRASSSDAAEVRAVTDAFAPSTLWGFTVAAATGDRVLVDATDFLVRDVNNTSQRLRPGTYRLDASRSAVFRPMTLNFPENTEMEVSLTYVQQPGGGGGGGFGGGGDADGFQGVGDVAASAEAATIRVHHSLVRLPELGSYTPRIYDPRSGFGSVSWEDYSAPLGEPMTQRFIRRHRLEKRTPGAAASAPVEPIVYYLDPGTPEPIRSALLEGGRWWNQAFEAAGFIDGFRMELLPEGVSTHDIRYNVVNWVHRSTRGWSTGGSVTDPRTGEILKGVVTLGSLRIRQDYMIAEGLLAPYTNGDETPPELAEWALARIRQLSAHEIGHTLGLGHNYYDSEAGRISVMDYPHPLITLANGRLDPSQVYDTDIGEWDKVAITYGYAEFGPGTDEQARLRSILDEAMAQDVLYMTNQDTEAHGRVDQWSNGTDGAAELERMMDVRRFALDRFGERALPGGRPLAQLEEVLVPLYLHHRYQVEAAASMLGGLHYGYAMRGDGRDPVAWVDGRQQRAALAALLRTIRPGELALPRPVLERIPPRPPGYGRTRELFPRWTGSAFDALSPAAVAADHTIAQMLDPERAARLVEQSVVDPSLPSLGEVIAALVGATDGGGAASPYEAEIQRTVQRVLAERLMALAEGAPMPQVRAEASAQLERMQHRMERATETLAEGEGNAIDADAAHRRLLARDIERVLDRPAEPWALPRPAEAPPGAPIGDPALDWLGTGGGGWWERLGPSGLRPGMGWLQQVAPACTLEEVFP; this is translated from the coding sequence GTGGACTGCCGCGCCCACCGTCCGCTCCCGCTTCTCGTGACGCTCTTCGTCGCGCTGCTTCCCGCCCTGCTTCCCGGGCTCCTCCGGGCCCAGCAGCGGACGGGGGAGAGCGGCGCCCCGCCGTCGATCGAACAACGCACCGCCGGCATGCAGAAGCTGGACGGCTACTTCCCGTTGTACTGGGAGGAGTCCAGCGGTCGCCTCTGGCTGGAGATCGGTCGTTGGGATACCGACGTGCTCCACATGACGGGTCTGGCCGCGGGCCTCGGCTCCAACGACATCGGACTGGACCGGGGCCAGCTCGCCGGCTCTCGGGTGGTGCGCTTCCAGCGCGTGGGCCCCAAGGTGCTGATGGTGCAGCCCAACCTGGACTTCCGCGCCTCCAGCTCGGACGCCGCCGAGGTCCGCGCCGTGACGGACGCGTTCGCGCCGTCCACGCTGTGGGGATTCACGGTCGCGGCCGCGACCGGCGACCGCGTGCTGGTGGACGCCACCGACTTCCTGGTCCGCGACGTCAACAACACCTCGCAGCGGTTGCGTCCGGGCACCTACCGCCTGGATGCCTCACGCAGCGCGGTCTTCCGGCCGATGACCCTGAATTTCCCCGAGAACACCGAGATGGAGGTGAGCCTCACCTACGTCCAGCAGCCCGGCGGCGGGGGCGGGGGAGGCTTCGGGGGGGGCGGCGACGCGGATGGCTTCCAGGGCGTGGGCGACGTGGCGGCGTCCGCCGAGGCGGCCACGATCCGGGTTCATCATTCCCTGGTGCGTCTGCCGGAGCTCGGCAGCTACACCCCGCGGATCTACGATCCGCGCTCCGGGTTCGGCTCGGTTTCGTGGGAGGACTACTCGGCGCCCCTGGGTGAGCCCATGACCCAGCGCTTCATCCGTCGCCACCGCCTGGAGAAGCGCACACCGGGCGCGGCTGCGAGCGCGCCCGTCGAGCCCATCGTCTACTACTTGGATCCCGGAACGCCCGAGCCCATCCGGTCGGCGTTGCTGGAGGGTGGCCGCTGGTGGAACCAGGCGTTCGAGGCCGCAGGGTTCATCGACGGCTTCCGCATGGAGCTGCTGCCGGAGGGCGTGAGCACGCACGACATCCGCTACAACGTGGTCAACTGGGTGCATCGCTCCACGCGTGGCTGGAGCACGGGTGGGTCGGTCACCGATCCCCGCACCGGTGAGATCCTCAAGGGCGTGGTGACCCTGGGCTCGCTGCGCATCCGCCAGGACTACATGATCGCGGAGGGTCTGCTCGCCCCGTACACGAACGGCGACGAGACCCCGCCCGAGCTGGCCGAATGGGCCCTGGCCCGCATCCGGCAGCTCTCCGCGCACGAGATCGGCCACACCCTGGGGCTCGGGCACAACTACTACGACTCGGAGGCCGGGCGCATCTCCGTGATGGATTACCCGCACCCGCTGATCACGCTCGCCAACGGCCGGCTCGACCCCTCCCAGGTCTACGACACCGACATCGGCGAGTGGGACAAGGTGGCCATCACGTATGGCTACGCGGAGTTCGGGCCCGGAACGGACGAACAAGCCCGGTTGCGGAGCATCCTGGACGAAGCGATGGCCCAGGATGTCCTCTACATGACCAACCAGGACACCGAAGCGCACGGGCGTGTGGACCAGTGGTCCAACGGCACCGACGGCGCAGCCGAGCTGGAGCGCATGATGGACGTGCGCCGCTTCGCGCTGGATCGCTTCGGCGAGCGCGCGCTTCCCGGCGGGCGTCCGCTGGCCCAGCTGGAGGAAGTGTTGGTCCCGCTGTATCTGCACCACCGCTATCAGGTGGAGGCCGCGGCGTCCATGCTGGGGGGGCTGCACTACGGCTACGCGATGCGCGGCGACGGGCGCGATCCGGTGGCGTGGGTGGACGGACGCCAGCAACGCGCCGCGCTGGCGGCGTTGCTGCGGACGATCCGGCCCGGGGAGCTGGCGCTGCCGCGCCCGGTGCTCGAGCGCATCCCGCCGCGGCCGCCGGGCTATGGGCGCACCCGCGAGCTGTTCCCACGCTGGACGGGCTCGGCCTTCGACGCGCTCTCGCCCGCGGCGGTGGCTGCGGACCACACGATCGCGCAGATGCTCGATCCCGAGCGCGCCGCGCGGCTGGTGGAGCAGAGCGTGGTCGACCCCTCGCTCCCCTCGCTGGGTGAGGTGATCGCCGCGCTGGTCGGCGCGACGGACGGAGGTGGCGCCGCGTCTCCCTACGAGGCGGAGATCCAACGCACCGTCCAGCGCGTGCTCGCGGAGCGGCTGATGGCGCTGGCCGAGGGGGCGCCCATGCCGCAGGTGCGGGCCGAGGCCTCGGCGCAGCTGGAGCGCATGCAGCACCGGATGGAGCGCGCCACGGAGACGCTGGCGGAGGGGGAGGGCAACGCGATCGACGCCGACGCAGCCCACCGACGCCTGCTGGCGCGGGACATCGAGCGCGTGCTGGACCGGCCGGCCGAACCATGGGCCCTGCCGCGGCCGGCGGAGGCGCCGCCCGGCGCGCCGATCGGGGACCCCGCGCTCGATTGGCTGGGGACCGGCGGCGGCGGCTGGTGGGAGCGCCTGGGGCCGAGCGGCCTCCGACCGGGGATGGGCTGGCTGCAGCAGGTGGCGCCCGCCTGCACGCTGGAGGAGGTTTTTCCCTAG
- a CDS encoding DCC1-like thiol-disulfide oxidoreductase family protein: MRQTRPGPGGPVLLYDGDCGFCDRTVRFTLARDRRGRVRFAPLAGQFAAEVRARHPGLAEVDSLVLVEPASGDGAERIWVKSDGALRLAGHLGGPWRLASVLRAVPTALRDGVYDLVARNRHRWFAPPDACARPDPAHAGRFLD, from the coding sequence ATGAGACAGACCCGCCCCGGGCCCGGCGGCCCCGTGTTGCTGTACGACGGCGACTGCGGCTTCTGCGATCGGACCGTGCGCTTCACGCTGGCGCGCGACCGCAGGGGGCGGGTCCGCTTCGCGCCGCTGGCGGGGCAGTTCGCGGCCGAGGTCCGCGCCCGTCATCCCGGGCTGGCGGAGGTCGACTCGCTGGTCCTGGTCGAGCCGGCCTCCGGCGATGGAGCCGAGCGGATCTGGGTCAAGAGCGACGGCGCGCTCCGCCTCGCAGGGCACCTCGGAGGGCCCTGGCGCCTGGCCTCCGTGCTGCGGGCGGTACCGACGGCCCTGCGGGACGGCGTCTACGACCTCGTGGCGCGGAACCGCCACCGCTGGTTCGCGCCCCCGGACGCCTGCGCGCGTCCCGACCCCGCGCACGCGGGACGCTTCCTGGACTGA
- a CDS encoding amidohydrolase family protein, whose protein sequence is MLIDCHVHLNNYAEGSGRPTHENVVHLFKTMEEHGVDHAVVLTSYKTNVDRPSVEEVLEALAADPRSTVVEGLQWRSDQRTDLFHMEERIRAGTVKGIKLYPGYDKYAINDPSLESVFRLAGKYDVPVMIHCGDTYARDAKVRQAHPLLVDDVAVDYPDVKFVICHLGNPWFQDTAEVLYKNDNVYADISGLTLGDFTYEFERYLVQRVKDMILYMGDPGKQLMYGSDWPLVGMGPYVKFLDTLELSDEALECVRWRTAARLFRIPVPD, encoded by the coding sequence ATGCTCATCGATTGCCACGTCCATCTGAACAACTACGCCGAGGGCAGCGGGCGCCCGACGCACGAGAACGTCGTCCACCTCTTCAAGACGATGGAGGAGCACGGCGTCGACCACGCCGTCGTCCTGACGTCCTACAAGACCAACGTGGACCGGCCCAGCGTGGAAGAGGTGCTGGAGGCGCTGGCCGCCGACCCGCGCTCCACGGTGGTGGAGGGGCTGCAGTGGCGCAGCGACCAGCGAACCGACCTCTTCCACATGGAGGAGAGGATCCGGGCCGGGACGGTGAAGGGCATCAAGCTCTACCCGGGCTACGACAAGTACGCCATCAACGACCCGTCGCTCGAATCCGTGTTCCGTCTGGCCGGCAAGTACGACGTGCCGGTCATGATCCACTGTGGCGACACGTACGCGCGGGACGCCAAGGTGCGCCAGGCCCACCCGCTGCTCGTGGACGACGTCGCCGTCGACTACCCCGACGTCAAGTTCGTGATCTGCCACCTGGGCAATCCCTGGTTCCAGGACACGGCCGAGGTGCTCTACAAGAACGACAACGTCTACGCCGATATCTCGGGCCTCACCCTGGGCGACTTCACCTACGAGTTCGAGCGCTACCTGGTGCAGCGGGTGAAGGACATGATCCTGTACATGGGCGATCCCGGGAAACAGCTCATGTACGGAAGCGATTGGCCTCTCGTGGGGATGGGGCCCTACGTGAAGTTCCTCGATACCCTGGAGCTCTCCGACGAGGCGCTCGAGTGCGTGCGCTGGCGGACGGCCGCGCGCCTGTTCCGCATCCCGGTCCCGGACTGA
- a CDS encoding GNAT family N-acetyltransferase — protein sequence MTIRASGPDAPTTPGEDPPARAEPPTGGLRLEDFERKIQVRPLTLDDFDALIAMQKRCFPGMQNWGRESIASQLRTFPEGQLCIEYQGRLVASASSLIVDFDMYEEWHDWRRISDGGLIRNHDPEGDTLYGIEIMVDPDFRGMRLARRLYDARKELARRLNLARIIIGGRIPGYGAVADRMSAREYADQVTRRGLYDPVLTTQVANGFVIKALIPDYFPSDTDSRGYATHLEWTNLDHVPESQTRLQRVSLVRIGTVQYQMRHIDHWDEFCMQAEYFLDTASENQCDFLLFPELFTTQLLSLGAEGRPADAARRLALRTPEYLEFFSRMAIKYNMNVVAGSQFTVEDERLYNVAYLFRRNGTIEKQYKTHITPSERRWWGVEPGRGFHVFDTDRGRVAILICYDVEFPEAARIVASQGAQVIFVPFNTDDRAGYLRVRYCAQARAVENDVYVVLSGCTGNLPFVPNADVHYAQSGIYTPLDFSFARDGIAGECTPNIETLVIHDVDLEALRRHRHTGTVQPWKDRRSDLYGVVWQDQETERRF from the coding sequence ATGACCATCCGAGCCTCCGGCCCCGACGCTCCCACCACGCCCGGGGAGGACCCGCCCGCCCGCGCCGAGCCGCCCACGGGCGGCCTCCGTCTCGAGGACTTCGAGCGCAAGATCCAGGTACGGCCGCTGACCCTCGACGACTTCGACGCGCTCATCGCGATGCAGAAGCGCTGCTTTCCCGGCATGCAGAACTGGGGTCGGGAATCGATCGCCAGCCAGCTCCGCACCTTCCCGGAAGGCCAGCTCTGCATCGAGTATCAGGGCCGGCTGGTAGCCTCCGCATCGTCGCTGATCGTCGACTTCGACATGTACGAGGAGTGGCACGACTGGCGGCGGATCTCCGACGGCGGGCTGATCCGCAACCACGACCCGGAAGGCGACACGCTCTACGGCATCGAGATCATGGTGGATCCGGACTTCCGCGGCATGCGCCTGGCCCGCCGGCTCTACGACGCGCGCAAGGAGCTGGCCCGGCGGCTCAACCTGGCTCGCATCATCATCGGCGGACGGATCCCCGGCTACGGGGCCGTCGCGGATCGGATGAGCGCCCGGGAGTACGCGGACCAGGTCACCCGTCGTGGTCTCTATGATCCGGTGCTGACGACGCAGGTCGCCAACGGGTTCGTGATCAAGGCGCTGATCCCGGACTACTTCCCGTCGGACACGGACTCCCGTGGCTATGCCACGCATCTGGAGTGGACCAACCTCGACCATGTGCCCGAAAGCCAGACGCGTCTGCAACGCGTCTCCCTGGTGCGCATCGGCACCGTGCAGTACCAGATGCGCCACATCGACCACTGGGACGAGTTCTGCATGCAGGCGGAGTACTTCCTGGACACGGCCTCGGAGAACCAGTGCGATTTCCTGCTGTTCCCGGAGCTGTTCACCACCCAGCTGCTGTCCCTGGGCGCGGAGGGCCGCCCGGCCGACGCGGCCCGGCGGCTGGCTCTACGGACCCCGGAGTATCTCGAGTTCTTCTCGCGGATGGCCATCAAGTACAACATGAACGTGGTGGCCGGCTCCCAGTTCACCGTGGAGGACGAGCGTCTCTACAACGTCGCCTACCTCTTCCGCCGCAACGGCACCATCGAGAAGCAGTACAAGACCCACATCACCCCCTCCGAGCGCCGCTGGTGGGGCGTCGAGCCGGGACGTGGCTTCCACGTCTTCGACACGGACCGGGGTCGGGTCGCCATCCTCATCTGCTACGACGTCGAGTTCCCCGAGGCGGCCCGTATCGTGGCCAGTCAGGGCGCGCAGGTGATCTTCGTGCCCTTCAACACGGACGATCGAGCGGGCTACCTGCGGGTCCGCTACTGCGCCCAGGCGCGCGCGGTCGAGAACGACGTGTACGTGGTGTTGTCGGGCTGCACGGGCAACCTGCCGTTCGTGCCCAACGCGGACGTGCACTACGCCCAGAGTGGCATCTACACGCCGCTGGACTTCTCCTTCGCGCGGGATGGCATCGCGGGCGAATGCACGCCCAACATCGAGACGCTCGTGATCCACGACGTGGACCTGGAGGCGCTGCGCCGGCACCGCCATACCGGGACGGTCCAGCCCTGGAAGGACCGCCGCTCGGACCTGTACGGGGTGGTGTGGCAGGACCAGGAGACCGAGCGGCGGTTCTGA
- a CDS encoding amino acid permease, protein MATQLERSLGTRDLTLLVVGNVIGSGIFLVPSVVLAQSGSVSAAMGVWLVGGVLSLFGALTYGELGAMDRGSGGLYAYIRDAFGPFPAFIYGWTLFFVIGSGTIATLAVAASNYMAQFAPLGPLQRRVIGIVLLGIMAVINVRGTRESTDVQNVATFIKAGAIILMSVALIALGDLGGAFAPLAGAGAGSGSTVAALGVAMISVLWAYEGWQYVTFSAGEAVDPQRSFPRAIALGTGFLIVLYLVANVAYLAALGPERVAASDRVAGEAVAALMGNGAGQLIALVIIVSMYSAAHTTVITVPRVYFTMARDGVFFRKLAEVHPRYGTPAFAIVASTAWAMVLAATGTFEQLLTYVVFVGWIFYGLGAASIFVFRRTRRDEPRPFRVPGYPVTPALFVLSAAALVLNTLLEQPRQAVIGIGVVLIGAPAYLIWRRRG, encoded by the coding sequence ATGGCCACGCAGCTGGAGCGCTCACTCGGGACCCGGGACCTCACGCTGCTCGTCGTGGGCAACGTGATCGGGTCCGGGATCTTCCTGGTCCCGAGCGTGGTGCTGGCCCAGTCGGGGTCCGTCTCCGCCGCGATGGGCGTGTGGCTGGTCGGCGGGGTGCTGTCGCTGTTCGGCGCGCTGACCTACGGCGAGCTGGGGGCCATGGACCGGGGCTCCGGTGGGCTCTACGCCTACATCCGGGACGCGTTCGGCCCGTTCCCGGCGTTCATCTATGGATGGACGCTGTTCTTCGTGATCGGCTCCGGCACCATCGCCACGCTCGCCGTGGCCGCATCCAACTACATGGCCCAGTTCGCGCCGCTCGGCCCGCTGCAACGGCGGGTGATCGGCATCGTGCTCCTGGGCATCATGGCCGTCATCAACGTGCGGGGGACGCGGGAAAGCACCGACGTCCAGAACGTGGCCACCTTCATCAAGGCGGGCGCCATCATCCTCATGAGCGTCGCGTTGATCGCGCTCGGGGACCTGGGCGGCGCGTTCGCGCCGCTCGCAGGCGCCGGAGCGGGATCGGGCTCGACCGTGGCGGCCTTGGGCGTGGCCATGATCTCCGTCCTGTGGGCGTATGAAGGGTGGCAGTACGTCACGTTCTCCGCCGGAGAGGCGGTGGACCCCCAGCGGTCGTTCCCGCGGGCGATCGCGCTCGGCACGGGCTTCCTGATCGTCCTCTACCTCGTGGCCAACGTGGCCTACCTGGCGGCCCTGGGGCCGGAGCGGGTCGCCGCGTCGGACCGCGTGGCGGGCGAGGCCGTGGCGGCGCTGATGGGCAACGGCGCGGGTCAGCTCATCGCGTTGGTCATCATCGTCTCGATGTACAGCGCGGCCCACACCACGGTGATCACCGTTCCGCGCGTGTACTTCACCATGGCGCGCGACGGGGTGTTCTTCCGCAAGCTCGCGGAGGTGCATCCGCGCTACGGGACCCCCGCCTTCGCCATCGTGGCCAGCACGGCCTGGGCGATGGTCCTGGCCGCGACCGGCACCTTCGAACAGCTGCTCACCTACGTGGTGTTCGTCGGCTGGATCTTCTACGGGCTGGGCGCGGCGAGCATCTTCGTCTTCCGCCGCACGCGCCGGGACGAGCCGCGGCCGTTCCGCGTCCCCGGGTATCCGGTCACACCGGCCCTGTTCGTCCTGTCGGCCGCCGCGCTGGTGCTGAACACCCTCCTGGAGCAGCCCCGGCAGGCCGTCATCGGCATCGGCGTCGTCCTGATCGGTGCTCCGGCCTATCTGATCTGGCGCCGGCGGGGCTGA
- a CDS encoding dicarboxylate/amino acid:cation symporter, whose amino-acid sequence MKLHTKIVIGLVAGAVAGGAANAFAPGAEWVRWIADNVANPVGQVFLRMLLMTVIPLVFASIALGVAGIGDVGKVGRLGGKTLLYFLTSTAIAVVIGLTLVNVLQPGGGIDEATRDQLFASYRSQAEGMQAGGPTGFGIQTFVNMVPRNPIQAAANMEMLGVIFFSLMFGIALMLIPKEKAEPMIKVIDALGEVVIRIIDIAMKLAPYGVFGLIFVVTSRFGWQLLQQLSMYVVVVVGGLFLHAAVSISLLVRFLGGMSPLVFWKKARASVITAFSTSSSNATLPTNIATAEQEMGVPPTVAGFVLPLGATMNMNGTSLYEGVTVLFLAQVFGVDLTLGQQIVVVLLSVITAVGAAGVPGGSLPLIMMVLATVGVPAEGIAIILGVDRILDMCRTTVNVAGDLSAAVFVARSEAKGAARLETVPKIAA is encoded by the coding sequence ATGAAGCTGCACACGAAGATCGTGATCGGGCTGGTGGCTGGAGCGGTGGCGGGTGGTGCAGCCAACGCCTTCGCGCCCGGGGCGGAGTGGGTGCGCTGGATCGCAGACAATGTCGCGAATCCGGTGGGTCAGGTGTTCCTGCGCATGCTGCTCATGACGGTCATCCCGCTGGTGTTCGCGTCCATCGCGCTGGGCGTGGCCGGCATCGGAGACGTGGGGAAGGTGGGGCGGCTCGGAGGGAAGACGCTGCTGTACTTCCTCACCTCCACGGCCATCGCCGTGGTGATCGGGCTCACGCTGGTCAACGTGCTGCAGCCGGGCGGAGGGATCGACGAGGCCACCCGCGACCAGCTCTTCGCGAGCTACCGGAGCCAGGCGGAGGGGATGCAGGCCGGCGGGCCCACGGGGTTCGGGATCCAGACCTTCGTGAACATGGTGCCGCGCAATCCCATCCAGGCCGCCGCCAACATGGAGATGCTCGGCGTGATCTTCTTCTCCCTGATGTTCGGCATCGCCCTGATGCTGATCCCCAAGGAGAAGGCCGAGCCGATGATCAAGGTCATCGACGCGCTCGGCGAGGTCGTCATCCGCATCATCGACATCGCCATGAAGCTCGCGCCCTACGGTGTCTTCGGGCTGATCTTCGTCGTGACCTCGCGCTTCGGGTGGCAGTTGCTCCAGCAGCTCAGCATGTACGTCGTGGTGGTCGTGGGCGGCCTCTTCCTGCACGCCGCCGTCTCCATCTCCCTGCTCGTGCGTTTCCTCGGCGGCATGAGTCCGCTCGTCTTCTGGAAGAAGGCCCGCGCCTCGGTCATCACCGCCTTCTCCACCAGCTCCAGCAACGCCACGCTGCCCACCAACATCGCCACGGCCGAGCAGGAGATGGGCGTGCCGCCCACGGTGGCGGGCTTCGTGCTGCCGCTCGGCGCCACCATGAACATGAACGGGACGTCCCTCTACGAGGGCGTGACCGTGCTCTTCCTGGCGCAGGTGTTCGGCGTGGACCTGACCCTGGGGCAGCAGATCGTCGTGGTTCTGCTGTCGGTCATCACGGCGGTGGGTGCGGCCGGCGTCCCGGGTGGCTCGCTGCCCCTGATCATGATGGTGCTGGCCACCGTCGGCGTCCCGGCCGAAGGCATCGCCATCATCCTCGGCGTCGACCGCATCCTGGACATGTGCCGGACCACGGTGAACGTTGCGGGCGACCTCTCCGCAGCGGTCTTCGTGGCCCGCTCGGAGGCGAAAGGGGCCGCGCGCCTCGAGACCGTACCGAAGATCGCCGCATAA
- a CDS encoding ion transporter, whose product MIFEHDTRAGRAFDVLLIVAILVSVAVVMLDTVQWVASDWHRVFRIAEWIFTILFTIEYVLRLLSVHRASTYALSFLGIVDLLSILPTYLSLVLPGGQYLIVIRILRVVRVFRVLKLVQYVGEAGTLGRALRASRYKITVFLIVVLSMVVIVGAVMYLLEGPAHGFTSIPTSVYWAIVTLTTVGYGDISPQTPAGQILAAALMIMGYAILAVPTGIVSVELAYASRATERPPCPVCGTPADSDAHFCKRCGNRLTEGDRAGA is encoded by the coding sequence GTGATCTTCGAACACGACACCCGGGCGGGTCGCGCGTTCGACGTGCTCCTGATCGTGGCCATCCTGGTTTCCGTGGCCGTCGTGATGCTGGACACCGTGCAGTGGGTGGCCAGCGACTGGCACCGGGTGTTCCGGATCGCCGAGTGGATCTTCACGATCCTCTTCACCATCGAGTACGTCCTGCGGCTCCTGTCGGTGCACCGCGCATCGACCTACGCGCTGTCGTTCCTCGGGATCGTGGACCTGCTGTCGATCCTGCCCACCTACCTGTCCCTCGTGCTGCCGGGTGGACAGTACCTGATCGTCATCCGGATCCTGCGCGTCGTCCGCGTCTTCCGGGTGCTCAAGCTGGTGCAGTACGTGGGCGAGGCGGGGACCCTGGGCCGGGCGCTGCGGGCCAGCCGCTACAAGATCACCGTCTTCCTGATCGTGGTGCTGTCGATGGTGGTGATCGTGGGGGCCGTGATGTATCTGCTCGAAGGCCCCGCCCACGGCTTCACGAGCATCCCGACGTCCGTATACTGGGCCATCGTCACGCTGACCACGGTCGGGTACGGGGACATCTCACCCCAGACACCCGCGGGCCAGATCCTGGCGGCGGCCCTGATGATCATGGGGTACGCCATCCTGGCGGTTCCCACGGGCATCGTCTCCGTGGAGCTGGCCTATGCCTCGCGTGCCACGGAGCGGCCGCCGTGTCCCGTCTGCGGCACTCCGGCGGACTCCGACGCCCACTTCTGCAAGCGGTGCGGGAACCGGCTGACCGAAGGCGACCGCGCGGGCGCCTGA